The DNA region CTCGTCCAGGAAGATCAAGGGCGGCACCGTGATCAGCGTCGCCGCCAGATCCAGCCGCCGCCGCATGCCGCCGGAGAACGACCCCACCCGCCGCTGCGCGGCCTCGGTCAGCTCGAAATCGTCCAGCAGTTCGGCCGCCCGATCCTGCGCCGCCCGCCGGCCGAGACCGAGCAGCCGCCCGAACAGTCGCAGGTTCTCCCAGGCGGTCAGGTTCTCGTCCACCGCCGCGTACTGCCCGGTGAGGCCGATCATCGAGCGCACCGCGGTGGCCTGACCGACGATGTCGTAGCCGAACACCGTCGCCGTGCCCCGCGACGGCCGCGACAGGGTGGCCAGCATGCGCACGGTCGTCGTCTTGCCCGCGCCATTGGGGCCGAGCAGCGCGAACACCGTGCCCGCCGCGACGTCCAGGTCGACGGCATCGACGGCCGTCATGGTCCCGAAACTCTTGCCGAGCCCTCGTGTTTCGATGGCGATCTCACCGCTCATCGGACACCTCCGATCGTCGCAGCCGTAAGTTCCGCAGCGTCGCGCGCCGCCGTGTCCGGTGCCAGCGATTCGACGACATCCGCCGCCCGCCGCACCCCGTCGTCCCGGAATCGCGCCCCGTAGGCGGTCGCCCGCAGCCGCACATCCGGCTCGGTCGCCCGAATCAGTAACCGCTCCAGCCGATTCGCGGTCAAGCCCGCGAAGGGGGCGGTCGCACCCAACCCGAGCGACTCCACCTGCCTGCCCCAATAGGGCTGATCGGCCTGCACCGAGCAGATCACCGACGGCACACCCGCTCGCAGCGCGGCGGCCGTTGTTCCCGCGCCGCCGTGATGCACGGCCGCGGCGCACAGCGGCAGCACTGCCCGATGATCGACCTGATCGACCACCGCGAGCTCCGCACCGATCCGCCCGCGAAACATCGGCCCCACCAACAGCACCCGGAGCCCGAGCCGGCGGCCGGCCTCGCGCACCATGGCCTCCACTGCGACCGGATCGGCCACCGGCATCGACCCGAGTCCGGCGTAGACGGGAGCCGGGCCCGCGATAATCCACTCGGCCAGCTCGGCGTCGAGACCGAAAGCCCGCTCTATGCTGCCGTCCCTCGGCGCGGCGGCACCCCGCGCGATGGCAGGCACGCCATCGTCGATGGGTACCGGGAAGCCGGTGAAGACCGCACCGGGCAGGTGGTTCGCCAGTCCCGGGAACAGCTCCGGGTCGTATGCCTGAATCGCGGTGTAGCCCTGTGCTCCCAGCACGCCGACGCGGCCGGCGGCGGCCGTTGCCCACGGCAGGGCCGCGACCTCGGGGGCGAGCGCGCGAGCGCGGGCCGCCGTGAGCGCCCGCCAACCCAGGCGATTGAGCGGCCCCGGAATGCGATGCCCCCAACCGGCGGCCACGACCGGGACCGACCGGTTGGGCCGGATGGGGAAGAAGTGCACCGCCGCGACCGGAATGTCGTGGTGGCGAGCGACTTCGACCGCAACCTCCTCGCACGCCATCCCGGTCACGACGATATCGTGCCCCCGGGCAACAGCGAGCAGATCACGCGCACTCTCGCCGAATCCGCGCCGTTGCAGGTCCAGCACCGCGCGGACGCGCTGGACCGGATTCAGCTGCCGGAAGCGCTGATCGTCACGCTGGGCGCGCAGCAGTTCGTCGCTGTCGAGCCCGAACGGCACGGCCGGAACACCGTGGCGTGAAGCGAATTCGACCAGGTTCGGGGAGACCGCCACGGTGACGTCATGACCACGGCCCAGCAGCTCCCGGCCGAGCAGCACACCTGGCTGCGCGTCACCCCGGCTACCGGCGAAGGCCAGCAGGATCTTCTTCGGGTGCACGGCGGTCACGCCCGAGCCGTGACGGGAACCCGCAGTGGCGCGGGTTCGGTGGTGGTCGCACCGACCGGCGCGGCCTGGGGAATCGCGAATTCGCGCATAGCTCGGGTGAATTCGGCCAGGAAGCGGTCCATGTCGGCCTCCGGGAAAGTGGCCGGGAAGCGGGTGGACAGGCGCAGGCCGTCGGTGGCGCGGACGATCCAGAAGAAGACCTCGTCGGTGGAGTAGGACTCGGCGCGCAGGGTGTGGCCGCGCAGGGATTCGACGAGTTGGTGGTCGGGGAGGGCTCGGATATCGAGGAAGGAGATGCCGAAGCGGGGGTGGTCGGTGCAGTTCAGGAGTTCGAGGACGCGGGTCCAGGTGGCGTCGTTGGCGGTGCGGGTGCGACGCAGGGCGGTGCGGGTGGACTCCAGCGCGCTGTCGAGGTCCAGGTCGGGGGCGAGGGTGAGGTCGAGGGGGACGACGTTCACGAACCAGCCCATCGATTCGAGCCAGCGCAGGTCGGGGCGGGTGGCGATGGGCATGATGGCCCGCAGCGAGAGATAGCCGAAGGCGCGACGGTAGGCGATCGCGAGCGCGGTGAAGACCGCCACCGACAGGCGGTGGCCGCACTCGGCAATGGCGCGTTCCACCTGTTCGAGGTCGCTGAGCGAGAGCAGCTTCCGCGAGACGGAGGTCTGCGGCAGCGGCGCCGGCGCACCGTCCGTGGCCGCCCGGCCACGCGCCGTGATGGCCGGTTCGAAGCGGGGCAGCATACCGCCGGAGCCGTCGAGGAAGCGGCGCCAGTAGCGGACCGCGTCGCACTCGGGGGTGAGGGCGGCGGCGGTGTCGCGTTCCCACTGCGCGAAATCCGCCGCACTGCCGAAGGTCGGCGATTCGCGCGCCTGCTCGCCCCGGGCGACTTCGGCGTAGAGGGTGCGCAGTTCCAGGATGACGATGGCCTGCGAGTAGGCGTCCATGACGGAGTGGTCGGCGGCCACCAGGACGGTGAAGTCGCCGGTGTCGGCGTGCTCGACGGTGGCGAGCAGGCAGTGCGGCCAGGACAGCGGGGAGAGCCGCGATTCCAGTGCGCCGGTGAGGTATTCGTTGATCTCGCGGGATCCGGTGATGCCGGGGATCGGCTCGGCGGTGACGCCGAGGTCGGCGGCCGCGCAGATCAGCCGCTCCGGCTCGGGGCCGTCGTGGCGGGTCAGGGTGGTGCGCAGGCCTTCGTGGCGGGCGTGCCAGCGCCGCGCGGTCTCGCGCCAGTGCGCGGGCTGGAAGGGCGCGTCCATTTCGAAGATGGTTCCGATCCAGCGACCCCGGCCCGGGCGCGGGTCGGTGACGTCGGTCTCCCGGCAGTGGCGGACGTGCACGCTGGCCAGGGGCCGTTCGTCGGCGGTCCAGCCCGCTCCCGGGGCCAGTTCGGCCCGCCACAGGGTGAGCGCGCCGGGGCGCACCGCGAATTCGGATAGGTGGGTGTAGTCCATGACCGTCTCCCTCATCGAGACCTCGCCGGAGCCGGTGCGGCCGTTCGATTTCCGCAATAACTCACGGTGCGCGAAACCAGCGCGATCGAAACGGTTTATCGGCTATCCGGCGAATTGGAAGCTATTGAAATGTGATGTGCCACTCGACGGTGATGCAGCACACCGAAAGCCCCGCGCCCACTCGGTCGGCGGGCACTATTTTCCGGCGGAACCGGCCCCCGCCGCGGCACTGCCCGAGCCCAGCGCCTGGGCCGCGGTACCACCGGCCTGCGCGGAACCGCTCGCCGCGCCGCTGCCGGTGCCCAGCAGCCCGAGCACCGAGCCCGGTCCGGGCACCAACCCGGCCAGGCTGCCCGCGGCGGAACTGCCGGTGCCGAGCGCCCCGGCCAGGCCGGCGACGGTGGCCGAGCCGGTCCCGGCGGCCGCACTACCCGTTCCGAGCTGCGGCAATATCGATTGTTCGGGGGCCGGGCTCACACCGGCGGGTGTGTCGCCACCCGCCGGTGCGGCGGTAGCCAGGACGGGCGCGAACAGCGGTACGGCGATTCCCGCCAGCAGGACGGTGGCGGCACGAGCCGATCGGAATGCAAACATGGCCCGATTTCCTTTCCCCTTCATCAGGACAAGCGCGCCGAGAGCCGCGACTTGGAGGCAGCAGGTCCGAATTGTGATTGTGGCGACGCTGCCGAGGATTCACCCGATGGGTAGACGACCTGCGAACCAAGACAAACATCTACCGATCGAGTCCGCAACAGGCATACGTGCAAACAATTGGTTAACGGATTGTTCTCACACCCTTCCCCTGTGCTTCAGGCCACTGCACGGGTGAAATTCGCCTGCACTTCACATTCACCCCGGGCGGCCGCGGCACGCGACCGCGGAAAACGAGTTGCTCGCGAGTACCCGATTTCTGGGATCCTGGGCTGGTGAACGCAGGGGAAATCACCGTCGAGGTCGCGCCCGAGCTGCGCGTGTTCGTCGGTCAGCGCGACCGGGGTCCGATCCGGGTGGACGGCACCTCCACGCTGGGGCATGTGGTGGAGTCGCTGGGCATCCCGCTAACCGAGGTGGGCACGGTGCTGGTGAACGGCGAATCCGTTGCCACCGGCCATATTCCGCGCGGCGGCGAGACCGTCACGGTCGCGGCGGTGGTCCGCCCGCAACCCAGCGACGAGCCGCTGCGCTTCCTGCTCGACATCCACCTGGGCACCCTGGCCCGGCGGCTGCGGCTACTGGGAATCGATGCGGCCTACGAGAATCCGGATATCGGCGACGCCGCCCTGGCCTCCCGCTCCGCCGCCGAGCACCGAGTCCTGCTCTCCCGCGACCGCGGCCTGCTGCGGCGTCGCGAAATCTATTCCGGCGCCTACGTTTACAGCCACCAACCGGCCGAGCAACTGGACGACGTACTGTCCCGCTTCGCGCCGCGCCTGGCCCCCTGGACCCGCTGCACCTCCTGCAACGGCGCGCTGCGAGCCGCCGACCGCGACGCCGTGCGCGACCGGCTGCCGGACAACACCGGTCAGAGCTACGACTCCTTCGCGCAGTGCGTCGACTGCGGCCAGACCTACTGGAAGGGCGCGCACCACGCGCGGCTGGACGCCATCGTGGCCGGCGCCTTGGCCAAATTCGCCTGAGCGCAACGCGCTCGCGACCGGCCGGTCAGCGGGCGCGGGCGGCGAGCGCGGCGGCGTCCAGCCGCGCGCCCAGGGCCTTGACCTGATCGCGCAGGGCCTCGATGTCCTCGACGGGAACACCGACCAGGTCCAGCACGGTGCGGATCATGCTCTGCGCGCCCTGCTGCAGTTCGCGGCTGGCCTCGGTGGCGTGCAGGACCACCGCGCGGCCGTCGGTGACGCTGCGCACACTCTCCACCAGGCCGCGTGACTGTAGTCGCTGCACCAGGGGCGAGAGGGTGCCGTAGTCGAGGTGCACCTGCTCGCCCAGGTCCTTCATGGCGATACCGGGACGCTCCCACAGGGCCACAGCACACAGGTACTGCGGGTAGGTCAGGTTCATGTCGTCCAGGAAGGGCCGGTAGGCGGCCGTCATGGATCGCGACGTGGAGTACAGGGCGAAGCAGAGCTGGGCGTTGAGCGAGAGCAGCTCGTAGTCGATCTCCTCGTCCGCTCCGGCCCCGGCGGGTGCGGAATGCGGATGTTCTTGCATTACTGCACTGTACTGCGGACCGTGGCGAGCACCGCGTCCGTGGCCGCCCGATCGCCGACGGTGATCCGGATTCCGGTGGGATAGGACTTGACGTGAATGTCCGCACCGGCCAGCGCGGTCGCCACCCGGTCGGCCTCGGGACCGGGCAGGGTGAGGTAGGAGAAATTGGCGTAGCTGTCGGGAACGCACAGGCCGAGAGTGCGTAATCCGGTGGTGAGCCGCCGCCGGTGTTCGCCGAGCAGCGCCACCCGCGCCTCGATCTCGGCTTCGGCCTCGTAGCAGGCCCGCACCGCCACCTCGGCCAGGGCGGTCATCCCGAAGGGCAACTGCCAGTGCGCGATTCGATTGATCAGGTGCGGGGCCCCGAGCGCGTAGCCGACGCGCAGCGCGGCCAGACCGTACGCCTTGGAGAAGGTGCGCAGGACGAGCAGGTTCGGATGGCGGTCCAGCAGCGCGAACACGTCGATGCGATCGGACTCGGCGACGAAGTCCACATAGGCCTCGTCCAGCACCACGGTGACGGACTCGGGCACCTCGCGCAGCAGCGCCTCGAATTCGGCTGTGGGAACCAGGGTTCCGGTGGGGTTGTGCGGGCTGCAGACCACCAGCAGCCGGGTCCGTTCGGTCACCGCGGCGGCCAGCGCCGCCAGGTCCTGTCGACCGGAACCGGTGAGCGGCACCGCGACCGGCCGTCCGCCCGCCATGCTGGTCAGGATGGGGAACCCGTCGAAGGTGGGCGTCGCCATCACGACCTCCGCCCCGCCCGCCCCGAATTCCTGGACGATGTGCATGATCACGCCGGTGGCGCCCGCGCCCACCACGACGTGATCGGGTGCGCAGCCCAGCCGGTCGGCGATCAGCCGGGGCAGCCGCCGCGGCAGGAATTCCGGATAGCGATTGGCCGAGGCCAGCGCCGCGCTCAGGGCGGCCTGCACCGAGGGCGGCGGTCCGTAGGGAATCTCGTTGAGCTGCAGCCGATGTCCGGCCGTCACCAGCGGGCTCATGGCGCCGCTCCCTTCAGCGTCCACCCCAGCGAACGGCGGCGGCCCCGGCGAAGTCGCCCGCGTGCGCGAACCCCGCGAACATCACCAGCGACCCGGCCGGGACCCGGCCCTCGTCCACCGCGCGGTCGAAGGTGACGGGAATGCCCGCGCCGAACAGGTTTCCGCAGTCGTCGAAGGTGTCGGGGTGCCGTTCCGGCGGCAGTTGCAGGGCGTCGCGCCAGTTGCGCAGGAAGGCCCGGTTGGGCTGATTGGTGACCAGCAGATCCAGGTCCTGCGCGGGCACCCCGATCCGCCCGCACACGGTGTTGGCCACCTCGGGCACCAGCCGGTTGCCGCGCTGCAGCACCTTGGCGATCTTGGATTCGGTGAAGCCCACGTGCATTTCACCGCTGCCGGCCTCCCAGTAGCGGCGCGGCGGGTCGGCGATCACCGTCATCTGCCCGGCGAATTCGGGCAGGTGGCGGGTCTCGATGTCGAGGATCGGCGAATCACCGGATTTCACCAGCAGTCCCGCTCCCGCACCGTCGCCGGGGATGGCGGCCTGCGCCTTGCCGCGCACCTGCTCCTGGGTGAAGACCTGCCCCGCCACGTTCTGGATGGTCACGATGAGCGCGGACCGCGCGTCGGAGGACAACAGGATCTGGCGGGCCAGCTTCATGCCGTACACGAACGACGCGCAACCGCCGTTGTGCAGATCGATCAGCCACTCCGGCGCGATGCCCAGCCGCTTGGCCACATCGCCGCCGCTGCCGACGATGCCGATATCGGGCAGCTGGGTGTGCACGATGAGAATGTCGATGTCGCGCAGCACATCCCGGCCGTGGCGGGCGAGGATCGGCGCGACGGCGCGCTCGGCCATGTCGGCCGGGGTCTCGCCGGGCGCCACATGTCTGCGGAACTTGGGGGCCTTGAACATCAGGTTCGAGGTGACCTCGTCCGGGTCGGCGTACTGCGCGAAATAGTCGGCGGAGACGATGTTCTCGGGCAGGTACCCGGACACGTCGAGCAGGCTGACGGTGTCGGTGCTCATGGTCAGTCCATCCATTCCGGCTTGATCGGCTGTCCGGCGGCGTGCCGGTGTTCGCAGATGGCTTTGAGATTGCGCAGTTCCAGCAGGTGCCCGGCGGCGAAGAGGTGCCAGAAGTCGCCGACCCACACCGGGCGGCCCGCGGGCTCGGTCTCCGGGTAGCCGTTGTCCTCGTAGAAGGGGTGGTGGCAGTTGGTCCAGGTGACCACCGAGCCCGGCTTGTTCAGCACCACCTGCGCGTCCACCACCCGCATCAGGTAGACCATCCACAGGTGGTCGGCCTGGTCCCAGGCACAGTGGTAGTCCACGGTGCGCGCCTCGGGGTTGGCGACGGTGCGGGTGTAGATGCGGGTGTGCGAGCCGATGCGGTCGTCGGAGACCCACACCTCGGGATCGTCGGTGCGCTCGAAACCCCGCATGCTGTAGGTCCATTCGCACAGGCTGCGGGTGTCGGCCAGATAGCCGTACACCTCGTCCGGCGGCGCGGCGACGAATTCGGTGACGGTGCAGTACTGCCCGTAGATCTCGTCGTGCGGGTACACGGCACGGGTCATGTCCAGCACCAGCGGCATGCCCTCGTTGAGGGCCATGGTCTCGATGCGGTACACGCCCGGCACGTCCAGCTCCGGGACTTCGATCGGCTCGTCGGTGACGGTCTCGGTCATGCGAAAGACTCCTTCAGGAACGGTGCGAAGGGTGGGATCTCGTCCGGGTCACACTGCAGTTCGATGAACGCGGGTCCCGGTATCGCCCGCGTCTTGTCCAAGGCGTTCTCGAATTCGGTGAGGGTGCGCGCGGTCCAGACGGGCAGCTCCGGGAACAGGGCGGCGACACCCGCGCCGATCTCCGCCGCGCGGAAACGGTTGAAGCTGTACGCGCCGGAGTAGAAGACCTGCTCGCGGGTCACGCACATGGCATGCGCGTTGTTGTTGAACACGATGAAGGTGACCGGCACCTGATATTCGACGGCCGTGTGCACCTCGTGCCCGTGCATGAAATACGCGCCGTCCCCGGCGATCACCACGGTCCGCCGGCCCCGGCCCAGCGCACACCCGATGCCCGCGCCGAACGAGTAGCCCATGCCGCCCATGCCGAGCGCGATGAGAAACCGTCCGTCCGCGGGGATTCCCAGGTGGTGCACGACGGCCGCCCCGGTGTTCCCGGCGTCGGCGACCACATCGGTGCCCGGCTCCAGCGCCGCCTCGATGGCCGCCACCGCGGGCCGGTACCGCACGCCCGGACCGGACGCGGGCGGCACCGTCAGCTCGGACAGCGGGAGCCGATCCGGTTGCGCATCGGCGGATCCCGGTTCGAGGGGTGCGCCCGGGGTCCCGCCGTTCGAGCTCGCGACCTCGCGCAGCGCGGCGGCCAGCGGGCCCCGCGCCTCGGCGTGCACCGGGACGTACGGCGGCTCCGAGCCCAGCGACAGCACCCGCGGGCAGGCGGCCAGCGCGGCATCCAGCCCGGCCCGGGCGGTGAGCGACAGCGGCGCTCCGGCGAGCAGGCAGAGTTCGGCTTCGGCGACCAGGCGGGCCGCGGTCGGATGCCCCATCACCCCGACCACCCCGGCGAACCGCGGATCCGAATTCGGGTACGCGTCCTTGGCGTCGGGGGTGACCAGCACCGTCGCGTCCAGCGCCCGCACCGCGGCCAGCAGCTCGGCGCGCGCGTCGGCGGCCGCGATCCCGGGTCCGGCGATAACCACCGCCGCGCCGCCGCGGGGCATCCCGGCCAGCAACGCCGCGACCTCGTCGGGCAGCGGCCGGTGATCATCGGATCGTCTGGCGGTAGGGGCGCTTTCCAGGGTCGCCGACGCCTCGTTCTCGACGGCCGGTGCGGCCTGAATGTCCTTGGGGAGCAGCAGGATCGCGGGTCCGCCGGTCAGCGCCGCGGCGATCGCGCGGTCGAGGGCGACGGTGATGTCCTGGGGGCGGCGCACTTTGACGCAGTAGCGGGCAACCTGGGCGAACAGCTGCTCGGCGTCGATGCGGCCGGGCGCTCCGCTGGTGTCCTGGAACGCGCCGCGTCCCTCGAGGCCGGTCGGGGGCTGGCCCACCAGGGCCAGCACCGGGACTCGCGAGTCGAAGGATTCCGCGAGGGCGGCAAGGAGATTCATGGCGCCACCGCCGGAGGTCGCCGCCACCACGCCGAGGCGGCCGGCGGCGCGGGCGTAGCCGTCGGCCATGGTGGCCGCGCCGAATTCGTGTTTGGCGACGATGCCGGTGACGCCGGGGTGGCGGTGCAGGGCGTCGTAGAGGTCCTCGATATTCGCGCCGCCGACGCCGAAGACGTGGCCGGTGTGCGCCGCGAGCCGTTCGACGACGAGGTCGGCGACGGTGCGAATGCC from Nocardia tengchongensis includes:
- a CDS encoding ATP-binding cassette domain-containing protein, with amino-acid sequence MSGEIAIETRGLGKSFGTMTAVDAVDLDVAAGTVFALLGPNGAGKTTTVRMLATLSRPSRGTATVFGYDIVGQATAVRSMIGLTGQYAAVDENLTAWENLRLFGRLLGLGRRAAQDRAAELLDDFELTEAAQRRVGSFSGGMRRRLDLAATLITVPPLIFLDEPTTGLDPHTRERMWSVVRGLVGRGATILLTTQYLEEADALADRIAVIDHGTVVAEGTAGELKSSIGEEMLRIDLADPAQRPLADAAVERLTGTTPLHGDNPATLTVPLTDVGTAADIVASCRDSGIRLRGFGVERPDLNSVFLALTRRPARTSPPAERRTA
- a CDS encoding condensation domain-containing protein yields the protein MDYTHLSEFAVRPGALTLWRAELAPGAGWTADERPLASVHVRHCRETDVTDPRPGRGRWIGTIFEMDAPFQPAHWRETARRWHARHEGLRTTLTRHDGPEPERLICAAADLGVTAEPIPGITGSREINEYLTGALESRLSPLSWPHCLLATVEHADTGDFTVLVAADHSVMDAYSQAIVILELRTLYAEVARGEQARESPTFGSAADFAQWERDTAAALTPECDAVRYWRRFLDGSGGMLPRFEPAITARGRAATDGAPAPLPQTSVSRKLLSLSDLEQVERAIAECGHRLSVAVFTALAIAYRRAFGYLSLRAIMPIATRPDLRWLESMGWFVNVVPLDLTLAPDLDLDSALESTRTALRRTRTANDATWTRVLELLNCTDHPRFGISFLDIRALPDHQLVESLRGHTLRAESYSTDEVFFWIVRATDGLRLSTRFPATFPEADMDRFLAEFTRAMREFAIPQAAPVGATTTEPAPLRVPVTARA
- a CDS encoding glycosyltransferase, coding for MTAVHPKKILLAFAGSRGDAQPGVLLGRELLGRGHDVTVAVSPNLVEFASRHGVPAVPFGLDSDELLRAQRDDQRFRQLNPVQRVRAVLDLQRRGFGESARDLLAVARGHDIVVTGMACEEVAVEVARHHDIPVAAVHFFPIRPNRSVPVVAAGWGHRIPGPLNRLGWRALTAARARALAPEVAALPWATAAAGRVGVLGAQGYTAIQAYDPELFPGLANHLPGAVFTGFPVPIDDGVPAIARGAAAPRDGSIERAFGLDAELAEWIIAGPAPVYAGLGSMPVADPVAVEAMVREAGRRLGLRVLLVGPMFRGRIGAELAVVDQVDHRAVLPLCAAAVHHGGAGTTAAALRAGVPSVICSVQADQPYWGRQVESLGLGATAPFAGLTANRLERLLIRATEPDVRLRATAYGARFRDDGVRRAADVVESLAPDTAARDAAELTAATIGGVR
- a CDS encoding 3-oxoacyl-ACP synthase III family protein; translation: MSTDTVSLLDVSGYLPENIVSADYFAQYADPDEVTSNLMFKAPKFRRHVAPGETPADMAERAVAPILARHGRDVLRDIDILIVHTQLPDIGIVGSGGDVAKRLGIAPEWLIDLHNGGCASFVYGMKLARQILLSSDARSALIVTIQNVAGQVFTQEQVRGKAQAAIPGDGAGAGLLVKSGDSPILDIETRHLPEFAGQMTVIADPPRRYWEAGSGEMHVGFTESKIAKVLQRGNRLVPEVANTVCGRIGVPAQDLDLLVTNQPNRAFLRNWRDALQLPPERHPDTFDDCGNLFGAGIPVTFDRAVDEGRVPAGSLVMFAGFAHAGDFAGAAAVRWGGR
- a CDS encoding thiamine pyrophosphate-binding protein; its protein translation is MNQGTEPNEEPGIRTVADLVVERLAAHTGHVFGVGGANIEDLYDALHRHPGVTGIVAKHEFGAATMADGYARAAGRLGVVAATSGGGAMNLLAALAESFDSRVPVLALVGQPPTGLEGRGAFQDTSGAPGRIDAEQLFAQVARYCVKVRRPQDITVALDRAIAAALTGGPAILLLPKDIQAAPAVENEASATLESAPTARRSDDHRPLPDEVAALLAGMPRGGAAVVIAGPGIAAADARAELLAAVRALDATVLVTPDAKDAYPNSDPRFAGVVGVMGHPTAARLVAEAELCLLAGAPLSLTARAGLDAALAACPRVLSLGSEPPYVPVHAEARGPLAAALREVASSNGGTPGAPLEPGSADAQPDRLPLSELTVPPASGPGVRYRPAVAAIEAALEPGTDVVADAGNTGAAVVHHLGIPADGRFLIALGMGGMGYSFGAGIGCALGRGRRTVVIAGDGAYFMHGHEVHTAVEYQVPVTFIVFNNNAHAMCVTREQVFYSGAYSFNRFRAAEIGAGVAALFPELPVWTARTLTEFENALDKTRAIPGPAFIELQCDPDEIPPFAPFLKESFA
- a CDS encoding SRPBCC family protein; the encoded protein is MTETVTDEPIEVPELDVPGVYRIETMALNEGMPLVLDMTRAVYPHDEIYGQYCTVTEFVAAPPDEVYGYLADTRSLCEWTYSMRGFERTDDPEVWVSDDRIGSHTRIYTRTVANPEARTVDYHCAWDQADHLWMVYLMRVVDAQVVLNKPGSVVTWTNCHHPFYEDNGYPETEPAGRPVWVGDFWHLFAAGHLLELRNLKAICEHRHAAGQPIKPEWMD
- a CDS encoding MarR family winged helix-turn-helix transcriptional regulator; translated protein: MQEHPHSAPAGAGADEEIDYELLSLNAQLCFALYSTSRSMTAAYRPFLDDMNLTYPQYLCAVALWERPGIAMKDLGEQVHLDYGTLSPLVQRLQSRGLVESVRSVTDGRAVVLHATEASRELQQGAQSMIRTVLDLVGVPVEDIEALRDQVKALGARLDAAALAARAR
- a CDS encoding Mut7-C RNAse domain-containing protein, producing the protein MNAGEITVEVAPELRVFVGQRDRGPIRVDGTSTLGHVVESLGIPLTEVGTVLVNGESVATGHIPRGGETVTVAAVVRPQPSDEPLRFLLDIHLGTLARRLRLLGIDAAYENPDIGDAALASRSAAEHRVLLSRDRGLLRRREIYSGAYVYSHQPAEQLDDVLSRFAPRLAPWTRCTSCNGALRAADRDAVRDRLPDNTGQSYDSFAQCVDCGQTYWKGAHHARLDAIVAGALAKFA
- a CDS encoding histidinol-phosphate transaminase, translating into MSPLVTAGHRLQLNEIPYGPPPSVQAALSAALASANRYPEFLPRRLPRLIADRLGCAPDHVVVGAGATGVIMHIVQEFGAGGAEVVMATPTFDGFPILTSMAGGRPVAVPLTGSGRQDLAALAAAVTERTRLLVVCSPHNPTGTLVPTAEFEALLREVPESVTVVLDEAYVDFVAESDRIDVFALLDRHPNLLVLRTFSKAYGLAALRVGYALGAPHLINRIAHWQLPFGMTALAEVAVRACYEAEAEIEARVALLGEHRRRLTTGLRTLGLCVPDSYANFSYLTLPGPEADRVATALAGADIHVKSYPTGIRITVGDRAATDAVLATVRSTVQ